A genome region from Chengkuizengella sp. SCS-71B includes the following:
- a CDS encoding electron transfer flavoprotein subunit beta/FixA family protein gives MHIVVCVKQVPDTRIIKVNPKTNTLDRRGIPAILNPFDSHAVEAGVRLKEKVGGTVSVLSMGPPNAVKMIRKCVEIGADEGYLISDRFFAGADTLATSYALYKAFEKMLEEKPVDIIICGKQTIDGDTGQVGPGIARRLDIPPITNVIEIKEVDEKARKVVVKRKLEDGYEIIESSLPCLLTVEKDINPVSYSPLPNMIKAARYEPTIWKVDDLNDVDKKQLGLKGSPTIVAKMFAPPKLEGGKKIEGNAVEQSKQIVSLLLEKPELFEKKRGRA, from the coding sequence ATGCACATCGTGGTTTGCGTAAAACAAGTACCTGACACTAGAATCATTAAAGTAAATCCAAAAACGAATACGTTAGACAGAAGAGGAATACCAGCTATTCTTAATCCTTTTGATTCACATGCCGTTGAAGCAGGTGTTCGATTGAAAGAAAAAGTAGGCGGAACCGTATCTGTATTATCTATGGGACCTCCGAATGCTGTAAAGATGATTAGGAAATGTGTAGAAATTGGTGCAGATGAAGGGTATCTGATCTCGGATCGTTTTTTCGCTGGAGCAGATACATTGGCAACAAGTTATGCACTATATAAAGCTTTTGAAAAAATGCTAGAAGAAAAACCAGTAGATATCATTATATGTGGAAAACAAACTATTGATGGGGATACAGGTCAAGTTGGACCTGGGATTGCTAGAAGATTGGATATCCCTCCGATAACGAATGTGATTGAAATTAAAGAAGTAGATGAGAAAGCAAGAAAAGTAGTAGTTAAAAGAAAATTAGAAGATGGATATGAAATAATTGAATCCAGTTTACCTTGTTTATTAACAGTGGAAAAAGATATAAATCCAGTATCTTATTCACCACTGCCAAATATGATAAAAGCAGCTCGTTATGAACCGACGATATGGAAAGTCGATGATTTAAACGATGTAGATAAAAAACAGCTAGGTTTAAAAGGATCACCAACAATCGTAGCAAAAATGTTTGCCCCTCCAAAACTTGAAGGCGGGAAAAAAATAGAAGGAAACGCTGTAGAGCAATCGAAGCAAATTGTATCCTTATTACTTGAAAAACCTGAGCTTTTCGAGAAAAAGAGGGGGAGAGCCTGA
- a CDS encoding glycoside hydrolase family 3 protein — protein sequence MEQKIGQMFMCGFDGLQPSKEIECLISKYHLGGIIYFRRNVSSIDQVHRLSVSLQQMAEKNGDFPLFISLDQEGGMVNRIDQGVTLFPGNMALGATGDPNLAYQVARISGSELSSLGINMNLAPCLDVNNNPANPVIGVRSFGDYAKFVGDMGSAMVEGYQSANVSSVVKHFPGHGDTQVDSHLSLPEITYDLNRLKEIELVPFKQAIEHGVDAVMTAHILFPSLESDRKPSTLSNKIITGLLREHLKFDGVVVTDCLEMNAISEEFGTAEGAVLAVEAGADIVLVSHLFERQVMAYNAVLKSVLEGRISEHRINESVERIIKLKEKRDIAKYDIHFEPSKIGLDSHQKIVQEITQKCVTLVKDNTHQLPLDINKKTLVIWPEDRLTSPVDDVGKQETSLGKILKSRITGLSEEKIHTDLNHEEIHQILNMSSTFEQIVVATYDVKSFPKQIELVKMLAERCEKEKSKLITVAIRTPYDIQAFPEVKTFLACYENRPMMIEALANVLVGTEKAVGKVPVKL from the coding sequence TTGGAGCAAAAAATAGGTCAAATGTTTATGTGTGGTTTTGATGGATTACAGCCATCTAAGGAAATTGAATGTTTAATTAGCAAATATCATTTAGGTGGGATTATATATTTTCGCAGGAATGTTTCTTCCATTGACCAAGTTCACCGATTATCGGTTTCATTACAACAAATGGCTGAAAAAAATGGTGATTTTCCATTATTCATTAGTTTAGATCAAGAAGGCGGAATGGTAAATCGTATAGATCAAGGTGTTACCCTCTTCCCAGGAAATATGGCATTGGGAGCTACAGGTGATCCAAATTTAGCATATCAAGTTGCAAGGATTTCAGGAAGCGAATTAAGCTCATTAGGAATTAACATGAATTTAGCTCCATGTTTAGATGTGAATAATAATCCAGCTAATCCTGTCATTGGTGTCCGGTCTTTCGGTGATTATGCAAAGTTTGTTGGTGATATGGGGAGCGCTATGGTAGAAGGTTATCAATCAGCTAATGTTTCCTCTGTTGTTAAACATTTTCCTGGTCATGGAGACACACAAGTAGATTCACATCTATCTTTACCTGAAATTACATATGATTTAAATAGATTGAAAGAAATTGAATTGGTTCCTTTTAAACAAGCAATTGAACATGGGGTTGATGCTGTTATGACGGCTCATATTTTGTTTCCTTCATTGGAGTCAGACCGTAAACCTTCAACGCTTTCCAATAAAATCATCACAGGTTTATTAAGGGAGCATTTGAAATTTGATGGTGTAGTTGTTACGGATTGTTTAGAAATGAATGCCATTTCAGAAGAGTTTGGCACTGCAGAAGGTGCCGTATTAGCTGTTGAAGCTGGTGCAGATATTGTTCTAGTTAGTCACTTATTTGAAAGACAGGTTATGGCGTATAATGCAGTGTTAAAATCGGTTCTAGAGGGCAGAATCTCTGAGCATCGAATAAATGAATCGGTAGAAAGAATTATAAAATTAAAAGAGAAACGGGATATTGCAAAGTACGATATTCATTTTGAACCGTCGAAAATAGGGTTAGATTCACATCAAAAAATAGTACAAGAGATAACTCAAAAGTGTGTTACTCTTGTAAAAGATAATACTCATCAACTACCTTTGGATATTAATAAAAAAACGCTGGTGATATGGCCAGAAGATAGACTTACAAGTCCTGTAGATGATGTAGGAAAACAGGAGACTAGTTTAGGAAAAATACTAAAATCAAGAATAACGGGATTATCAGAGGAAAAAATCCACACTGATCTTAACCATGAGGAGATTCATCAGATATTAAATATGAGTTCAACATTTGAACAAATTGTAGTAGCAACATATGATGTTAAGTCTTTCCCTAAACAAATAGAATTGGTTAAAATGTTGGCAGAGCGTTGTGAAAAGGAGAAATCTAAACTAATCACAGTTGCAATCAGAACACCTTATGATATACAAGCTTTTCCTGAGGTGAAGACATTTTTAGCATGTTATGAAAATCGACCGATGATGATTGAGGCATTAGCTAATGTTTTAGTAGGGACAGAAAAAGCAGTGGGGAAAGTTCCAGTTAAACTTTAA
- a CDS encoding electron transfer flavoprotein subunit alpha/FixB family protein gives MENNRGVWVYMEQKEGRIVNVSLELLGAGRKLADKLNVPLSGVLLGDKVKHLCPTIFEYGADEVYVMDDPILKNYRTESFMKGVNHFAEKYQPEIFLFGATPNGKDLASAVATDLSTGLTADTTMLDVEVETRLLEASRPAFGGNIMATILCKKHRPQMATVRPKVMKALQPEMGSKGKIIEESLDVKEENLRTKVLEIVKDTKKKLKLDEADIIVAGGKGLGDEKGFTLIHELAEVLGGSVGASRDVVEAGWIGHDHQIGQTGITVTPKIYFAIGISGAVQHVVGMKNSELIIAINKDAGAPIFDASTYSVVGDALEILPILIEEFKISLKQEVEEGEVKHA, from the coding sequence ATGGAAAATAACAGAGGTGTATGGGTATATATGGAACAAAAGGAAGGGCGAATTGTAAACGTATCTTTAGAATTATTAGGGGCAGGTCGAAAGCTTGCAGATAAACTGAATGTTCCCTTGTCTGGTGTTCTTTTAGGAGATAAAGTTAAACATTTATGTCCAACCATATTTGAATATGGAGCAGATGAAGTGTATGTAATGGATGATCCTATTCTTAAGAACTACCGTACTGAATCTTTTATGAAGGGTGTTAACCACTTTGCTGAAAAATACCAGCCTGAAATTTTTCTATTTGGTGCTACGCCAAACGGTAAAGATTTAGCAAGTGCCGTTGCAACCGATTTAAGTACAGGATTAACAGCAGATACTACCATGTTGGATGTAGAAGTGGAAACGAGATTACTAGAAGCAAGTCGCCCTGCTTTTGGGGGGAATATTATGGCTACGATTTTATGTAAAAAACATAGACCTCAAATGGCGACTGTTAGACCGAAAGTAATGAAAGCATTGCAGCCTGAAATGGGAAGCAAAGGAAAAATCATTGAAGAATCATTGGATGTTAAAGAAGAAAACTTACGCACGAAAGTATTGGAAATTGTAAAAGATACAAAGAAAAAATTAAAACTAGATGAAGCAGATATTATCGTGGCAGGTGGTAAAGGACTTGGAGATGAGAAAGGTTTTACGTTAATTCATGAGCTAGCAGAAGTTTTAGGAGGAAGTGTGGGTGCAAGTCGTGATGTAGTTGAAGCTGGATGGATCGGTCATGATCATCAAATAGGTCAGACTGGCATTACTGTAACACCTAAAATCTATTTTGCCATTGGGATCTCTGGAGCCGTACAACATGTTGTTGGGATGAAAAATTCCGAACTCATTATAGCCATTAATAAGGATGCAGGTGCACCAATTTTTGATGCTTCCACTTATTCCGTTGTTGGAGATGCACTAGAAATTTTACCTATTTTAATAGAAGAATTCAAAATTTCCTTAAAACAAGAGGTAGAGGAAGGGGAAGTAAAACATGCCTGA